The Columba livia isolate bColLiv1 breed racing homer chromosome 13, bColLiv1.pat.W.v2, whole genome shotgun sequence genome has a segment encoding these proteins:
- the HSDL1 gene encoding inactive hydroxysteroid dehydrogenase-like protein 1: protein MAAVDRFSLLYREISRSFSFYMEALAVVGACYTVRKCVSLAFDTYSMLRLHLIPKLGSRVDLVKQYGKWAVVTGSTDGIGKAYAEELAKRGVNIILISRNKEKLEAVSRSISETYKVETDFIVADFSKGRESYPAIKEALKDREIGILVNNVGVFYPYPDYFANLSEDVLWDMININIASANMMVHIVLPGMVEKKKGAIVNLSSGSCCQPTPMLTIYGASKSYLDYFSRALHYEYASQGIFVQSLTPFVIATKMAARSSTASKTSFFVPSAEEYASHAVSTLGLSTRTTGYWKHAIEFTLVECLPEWIWAWSAMYFFRAIRQKALMK, encoded by the exons ATGGCTGCAGTGGATCGTTTCAGCCTCTTGTACAGAGAGATCAGTCGTTCCTTCAGTTTTTACATGGAGGCCCTGGCTGTCGTTGGAGCTTGCTACACAGTCAGAAAGTGTGTCTCTCTTGCATTTGACACTTACAGCATGCTTAGACTGCATTTAATTCCGAAGCTGGGCAGCAGGGTTGATCTTGTCAAGCAGTATGGAAAATGGGCTGTGGTCACTG GTAGCACAGATGGAATTGGGAAGGCATATGCCGAAGAACTGGCAAAGCGTGGTGTCAACATCATCCTAATCAGCCGAAACAAAGAGAAACTGGAAGCGGTATCTAGAAGCATATCTGAAACCTATAAAGTGGAAACGGATTTCATAGTAGCTGATTTCAGCAAGGGGCGTGAGTCTTACCCAGCCATTAAGGAGGCTttgaaagacagagaaattgGAATTTTGGTGAATAATGTAGGAGTATTTTATCCCTATCCGGACTATTTTGCCAACCTATCTGAGGATGTGCTGTGGGACATGATCAACATAAATATTGCTTCTGCTAACATGATGGTGCATATTGTGCTGCCGGGCATGgtagagaagaagaaaggggcGATCGTCAATCTTTCTTCTGGATCCTGTTGTCAGCCAACACCAATGTTGACAATCTATGGAGCCTCTAAA AGCTACTTGGACTATTTCAGTAGAGCACTACATTATGAATATGCCTCACAAGGAATTTTTGTTCAAAGTTTAACCCCATTTGTAATTGCTACCAAAATGGCAGCACGCAGCAGCACTGCATCAAAGACATCTTTCTTTGTACCTTCTGCTGAAGAATATGCAAGTCATGCTGTTTCTACTCTTGGGTTATCCACAAGGACTACTGGTTACTGGAAGCATGCAATAGAG TTCACTTTGGTTGAGTGCCTACCTGAATGGATCTGGGCATGGTCtgcaatgtattttttcagaGCTATACGCCAGAAAGCTTTAATGAAATAG